One part of the Paenibacillus silvisoli genome encodes these proteins:
- a CDS encoding DUF1048 domain-containing protein, with product MGIREIIEGKKEWRAHVARVKALPKDYQIVYKEIQKYLFKVGPVDLVEGGLLSGIVDLFEEGAASGKGVLEVTGSDVAAFCDELIKDSKTYADLYQESVDQKKNKK from the coding sequence ATGGGAATCCGAGAGATCATCGAAGGCAAAAAAGAATGGCGAGCGCACGTGGCGCGCGTCAAAGCGCTCCCTAAGGATTATCAGATCGTGTATAAAGAGATTCAGAAATATTTGTTCAAAGTCGGACCTGTCGATCTCGTCGAAGGGGGTTTGCTCTCGGGCATCGTCGACCTGTTCGAAGAAGGCGCGGCATCGGGGAAGGGCGTGCTTGAAGTGACGGGCAGCGACGTGGCGGCGTTCTGCGACGAGCTCATCAAAGATTCGAAGACATACGCCGACCTCTATCAAGAGTCCGTTGACCAGAAGAAGAACAAGAAATAA
- a CDS encoding VOC family protein: MQMMNNQLTNNVYIEGIQYTEIPVFDLEKAVDWYCGKLGAKLGIRNDELAFVDFSMGPSLFLVKTNDDTTATFKVNGQDHYTIGFRVKDIQGFHHFLSQFETKVSPIVVEGHGSFFTFYDPFGNMFDVFQPPQ, translated from the coding sequence ATGCAGATGATGAACAATCAGCTCACGAATAACGTATACATTGAAGGTATTCAATACACAGAGATTCCTGTTTTCGATTTGGAAAAGGCGGTCGATTGGTATTGTGGAAAACTGGGTGCAAAACTAGGCATACGTAACGATGAGCTGGCTTTTGTAGATTTCTCTATGGGGCCAAGCTTGTTTTTAGTCAAGACGAATGATGATACAACAGCCACATTCAAGGTAAATGGCCAGGATCATTACACAATCGGATTTCGCGTGAAGGACATTCAAGGATTTCATCATTTTTTATCACAATTCGAAACGAAAGTAAGTCCGATCGTTGTTGAAGGACATGGAAGCTTCTTCACGTTTTACGATCCTTTTGGAAATATGTTTGACGTTTTTCAACCCCCACAATAG
- a CDS encoding PadR family transcriptional regulator produces the protein MLKGVLEGSVLEIISREETYGYEITRRLNALGFTDVVEGTVYTILLRLEKNKLVETTKKPSDMGPPRKFFMINEAGREELRKFWEKWEFVNSKMSELKERKQ, from the coding sequence ATGCTCAAAGGGGTACTCGAGGGCAGCGTCCTCGAAATTATAAGCCGCGAAGAAACATACGGGTACGAAATCACGCGGCGGCTGAACGCCCTCGGTTTTACGGATGTGGTGGAGGGTACGGTGTACACGATCCTGCTCCGGCTGGAGAAGAACAAGTTGGTGGAGACCACCAAGAAGCCGTCTGATATGGGACCGCCGCGCAAATTCTTCATGATCAACGAAGCGGGGCGCGAGGAGCTGCGGAAGTTCTGGGAGAAGTGGGAGTTCGTCAATTCGAAAATGAGCGAGTTAAAGGAGAGAAAACAATGA
- a CDS encoding VOC family protein, whose amino-acid sequence MAEPMLNSVSFLQVPVKNLEESMEWYISKLGFELHFKRPDNKMAIVALPAGPSIFLCESELHEGKMSVVIGFEAADIVKLLSDLRSKGIQIGEVREDRGAIQTESGETEILGMDFDFYDSSGNMLVAHGKSNFVGFNKPQ is encoded by the coding sequence ATGGCAGAACCAATGTTGAATAGTGTCTCATTTCTACAAGTCCCAGTTAAAAATCTTGAGGAATCGATGGAATGGTACATAAGTAAACTAGGCTTCGAGCTGCATTTTAAACGACCGGACAATAAAATGGCTATCGTTGCTCTCCCCGCGGGTCCATCGATCTTCTTATGCGAGAGTGAATTGCACGAGGGAAAAATGTCGGTCGTTATCGGGTTTGAAGCAGCGGATATTGTAAAGCTTCTTTCCGACCTAAGAAGTAAAGGGATACAAATCGGCGAGGTAAGAGAAGACAGAGGGGCGATTCAAACCGAATCCGGGGAAACCGAGATCCTTGGTATGGATTTTGATTTCTATGACTCCAGCGGAAATATGTTAGTGGCTCATGGCAAATCAAACTTCGTAGGCTTCAATAAACCGCAATGA
- a CDS encoding ABC transporter ATP-binding protein: protein MEKAIEVKGLRKSYKDTEVLKGVDFEVKRGEIFALLGSNGAGKTTIVRILTTLLRQDGGTAAVHGFDVASKPEKVRQVISLTGQFAAVDEILTGRENLVMIAKLRHQPNPRAVADELLNRFGLNDAADRKASTYSGGMRRRLDIAMSLIGNPQLIFLDEPTTGLDPEARIETWKIVKALADGGTTVFLTTQYLDEAEQLADQIAILHKGTIIANGTLEELKKLFPPAKKEYVEKQPSLEEIFLAIIGYKEGA, encoded by the coding sequence ATGGAAAAAGCAATAGAAGTGAAAGGCTTGCGAAAGTCTTACAAGGACACGGAAGTGCTAAAGGGCGTAGACTTCGAAGTGAAGCGGGGCGAGATCTTCGCCCTGCTGGGCTCCAACGGCGCGGGCAAGACGACGATCGTCAGAATTCTCACCACGCTGCTTAGGCAAGATGGAGGCACCGCCGCCGTACACGGCTTCGACGTCGCATCGAAACCGGAGAAGGTACGGCAAGTGATCAGTCTGACCGGGCAATTCGCCGCCGTGGACGAGATCTTGACCGGCCGTGAGAATTTGGTCATGATCGCCAAGCTGCGCCATCAGCCCAATCCGCGAGCTGTCGCGGATGAGCTGCTGAATCGCTTCGGCTTGAATGACGCCGCCGATCGCAAGGCGTCCACCTATTCGGGAGGCATGCGCCGCAGGCTCGACATCGCGATGAGCCTGATCGGCAACCCGCAGCTCATCTTCCTCGACGAGCCGACCACGGGACTAGATCCCGAGGCGCGCATCGAGACGTGGAAGATCGTCAAGGCGCTGGCGGACGGCGGCACGACGGTGTTTCTGACGACGCAGTACTTGGATGAAGCAGAACAGCTTGCCGATCAAATTGCCATTTTGCATAAAGGTACAATAATCGCCAACGGCACGCTCGAGGAGCTGAAGAAGCTGTTCCCGCCCGCCAAGAAAGAGTACGTGGAGAAACAACCTTCTTTGGAAGAGATCTTCCTCGCAATCATCGGTTATAAGGAGGGCGCGTAA
- a CDS encoding ABC transporter permease encodes MNEHFFSDMSVMLGRSMRHIMRSMDTIITVCITPIAMMLLFVYVLGGAIQAGTDNYVNYLLPGILLMAIASGISYTAYRLFQDKQRGIIERFHSMPIARSAVLWGHVLTSLVSNALSVVVIILVALIMGFRSSAGVLEWLAVAGILMLFTLALTWVAAIAGLAANSMEGATAFSYPLIFLPFISSAFVPTESMPAVVRAFAENQPVTSIVETIRALLANQPVGDEIWVALAWCLGILVVAYFFAVRAYKKRN; translated from the coding sequence ATGAATGAACATTTCTTCAGCGACATGAGCGTCATGCTCGGACGATCCATGCGCCACATTATGCGAAGCATGGACACCATCATCACGGTGTGCATCACGCCGATCGCCATGATGCTGCTGTTCGTCTACGTGCTCGGCGGCGCCATCCAGGCCGGTACGGACAACTATGTGAACTACCTCTTGCCCGGCATCTTGCTGATGGCGATCGCTAGCGGAATATCTTATACGGCTTACCGCCTGTTCCAGGATAAGCAGCGAGGCATAATCGAGCGATTCCATTCCATGCCGATCGCGCGTTCCGCCGTGCTGTGGGGACACGTGCTGACCTCTCTGGTATCTAATGCCCTATCGGTTGTCGTGATCATTCTCGTCGCGCTCATCATGGGCTTCCGTTCGTCGGCGGGGGTACTGGAATGGCTTGCCGTAGCCGGCATACTCATGCTGTTCACGCTAGCTCTGACTTGGGTCGCGGCGATTGCCGGCCTGGCCGCGAATTCGATGGAAGGCGCTACCGCGTTCTCCTATCCGCTGATCTTCCTGCCGTTTATCAGCTCGGCGTTCGTTCCGACCGAATCGATGCCGGCGGTCGTACGCGCCTTCGCCGAGAATCAGCCGGTGACCTCGATCGTAGAGACCATCCGCGCGTTATTAGCGAATCAACCGGTCGGCGATGAGATCTGGGTCGCTCTCGCATGGTGCTTAGGGATACTGGTAGTCGCTTATTTCTTCGCGGTGCGCGCATACAAGAAGAGAAATTAA
- a CDS encoding DUF1048 domain-containing protein: MNFWDKITGNDMKKEMKAFDARVQKLPADYQTAWKEINAHLWPHTDFTGRNLMPIFDGVLGLLEETAAEGQSVQEVLGDDIKGFCSALAGNEGAKSYRDKWRKQLNDNIAKKLGK, encoded by the coding sequence ATGAACTTCTGGGACAAAATTACCGGCAATGACATGAAGAAGGAAATGAAAGCTTTTGATGCGCGAGTCCAAAAGCTGCCGGCCGATTATCAAACGGCATGGAAAGAAATCAATGCCCATCTATGGCCGCACACGGACTTCACCGGCCGCAATCTGATGCCCATCTTCGACGGCGTGCTTGGCCTGCTTGAAGAGACGGCGGCGGAGGGCCAGAGCGTCCAAGAGGTTCTGGGCGACGATATCAAAGGCTTCTGTTCGGCGCTGGCCGGCAATGAAGGAGCCAAGTCTTACCGCGACAAGTGGCGCAAGCAGCTCAACGATAATATCGCCAAAAAATTAGGCAAATAG